Proteins co-encoded in one Scomber scombrus chromosome 14, fScoSco1.1, whole genome shotgun sequence genomic window:
- the nccrp1 gene encoding F-box only protein 50 isoform X1 yields the protein MSAAEWKKKCEAEWSLQGGPMPDSVDWKSVYEAKPLGRNLLKNPSPHGLSKDTPPPEPDRPEVPSRGPPRFQPDGDFTGWTTNTEILPYDTSGIPEGVVVCHLPQFSWFTMEQVLDLKQEGLWNELMDEFQPEIVIQDWYEETQLHASIYQLHVKLLGADKTTVISEHTVNPTEQLSNYSHTWKEVSHVFSGYGPGVRYVHFMHRLKNEFMMEFYPTLFTGSSVIVRPTKTSS from the exons atgtctGCTGCAGAATGGAAGAAGAAGTGTGAGGCTGAATGGAGTCTGCAGGGCGGACCGATGCCCGACAGCGTAGACTGGAAGTCCGTGTATGAAGCCAAGCCTCTGGGGAGAAACCTCCTGAAGAACCCTTCTCCTCACG GGTTGAGTAAGGACACCCCTCCACCTGAACCTGACCGGCCCGAAGTGCCCTCACGTGGGCCTCCACGTTTCCAGCCTGATG GTGACTTCACCGGCTGGACCACCAACACAGAGATCCTCCCCTATGACACCAGTGGCATCCCAGAAGGTGTTGTGGTGTGTCATTTGCCTCAGTTCAG CTGGTTTACCATGGAGCAGGTGCTGGACCTAAAGCAAGAGGGACTGTGGAATGAGCTGATGGATGAGTTTCAGCCTGAAATAGTGATCCAAGACTG gtATGAGGAGACTCAGCTGCATGCATCCATCTACCAGCTGCATGTAAAGTTACTGGGTGCAGACAAAACCACAGTGATTTCAGAACACACTGTCAACCCCACTGAGCAGCTCAGCAACTACTCACACACATGGAAGGAA GTGTCGCATGTGTTCTCTGGCTATGGACCAGGGGTGAGATACGTTCACTTCATGCACAGACTGAAGAACGAGTTCATGATGGAGTTCTACCCCACACTGTTCACTGGCAGCTCAGTCATTGTCAGACCAACCAAAACCAGTTCCTAG
- the nccrp1 gene encoding F-box only protein 50 isoform X2, translating into MPDSVDWKSVYEAKPLGRNLLKNPSPHGLSKDTPPPEPDRPEVPSRGPPRFQPDGDFTGWTTNTEILPYDTSGIPEGVVVCHLPQFSWFTMEQVLDLKQEGLWNELMDEFQPEIVIQDWYEETQLHASIYQLHVKLLGADKTTVISEHTVNPTEQLSNYSHTWKEVSHVFSGYGPGVRYVHFMHRLKNEFMMEFYPTLFTGSSVIVRPTKTSS; encoded by the exons ATGCCCGACAGCGTAGACTGGAAGTCCGTGTATGAAGCCAAGCCTCTGGGGAGAAACCTCCTGAAGAACCCTTCTCCTCACG GGTTGAGTAAGGACACCCCTCCACCTGAACCTGACCGGCCCGAAGTGCCCTCACGTGGGCCTCCACGTTTCCAGCCTGATG GTGACTTCACCGGCTGGACCACCAACACAGAGATCCTCCCCTATGACACCAGTGGCATCCCAGAAGGTGTTGTGGTGTGTCATTTGCCTCAGTTCAG CTGGTTTACCATGGAGCAGGTGCTGGACCTAAAGCAAGAGGGACTGTGGAATGAGCTGATGGATGAGTTTCAGCCTGAAATAGTGATCCAAGACTG gtATGAGGAGACTCAGCTGCATGCATCCATCTACCAGCTGCATGTAAAGTTACTGGGTGCAGACAAAACCACAGTGATTTCAGAACACACTGTCAACCCCACTGAGCAGCTCAGCAACTACTCACACACATGGAAGGAA GTGTCGCATGTGTTCTCTGGCTATGGACCAGGGGTGAGATACGTTCACTTCATGCACAGACTGAAGAACGAGTTCATGATGGAGTTCTACCCCACACTGTTCACTGGCAGCTCAGTCATTGTCAGACCAACCAAAACCAGTTCCTAG